A genomic window from Massilia sp. METH4 includes:
- the purH gene encoding bifunctional phosphoribosylaminoimidazolecarboxamide formyltransferase/IMP cyclohydrolase, with protein MIKQALISVSDKTGVLDFARALSAMGVNILSTGGTAKLLQDNGLAVTEVADYTGFPEMLDGRVKTLHPKVHGGILARRDFPEHMAKLDEHGIPTIDMVVVNLYPFQATVAKDDCTLDDAIENIDIGGPAMLRSAAKNHKDVVVICDPSDYGHILAEMKTTDNSPGYISYETRFNLAKKVYAHTAAYDGAITNYLSSLGPDRSHANRGAYPQTLNVAFEKVQDMRYGENPHQGAAFYRDTKVVPGALANYRQLQGKELSFNNIADADAAWECVKSFTGMDQPAACVIVKHANPCGVALGGSAVEAYTRALQTDPTSAFGGIIAFNVEVDAAAATELAKLFVEVLIAPSFTPEAKQIMSAKQNVRLLEIPLGSGVNPFDFKRVGGGLLVQSADSKNVLQADLRVVTKKQPTPQQLTDLMFAWKVAKFVKSNAIVFCGNNMTLGVGAGQMSRIDSARIASIKAQNAGLTLAGSVVASDAFFPFRDGLDVVVDAGATCVIQPGGSMRDQEVIDAADERGVVMLYTGTRHFRH; from the coding sequence ATGATCAAACAAGCTCTCATCTCCGTTTCCGACAAGACCGGCGTGCTCGATTTCGCCCGTGCCCTGTCGGCGATGGGCGTCAACATCCTGTCCACCGGCGGTACCGCCAAGCTGCTGCAGGACAACGGCCTGGCCGTGACCGAAGTGGCCGATTACACCGGCTTCCCGGAAATGCTGGATGGCCGCGTGAAGACGCTGCACCCGAAAGTCCACGGCGGCATCCTGGCCCGCCGCGACTTTCCGGAGCACATGGCGAAGCTCGATGAGCATGGCATCCCCACGATCGACATGGTCGTGGTGAACCTGTACCCGTTCCAGGCCACCGTGGCCAAGGACGACTGCACGCTGGACGACGCGATCGAGAACATCGATATCGGCGGCCCGGCGATGCTGCGTTCGGCGGCGAAGAACCACAAGGATGTGGTGGTGATCTGCGACCCGTCCGACTACGGCCATATCCTGGCCGAAATGAAGACGACGGACAATTCGCCCGGCTACATCAGCTACGAAACCCGCTTCAACCTGGCCAAGAAGGTGTACGCGCACACGGCGGCCTACGACGGCGCGATCACGAACTACCTGTCCAGCCTGGGCCCGGACCGTTCGCACGCCAACCGCGGCGCCTACCCGCAGACGCTGAACGTGGCCTTTGAAAAGGTGCAGGACATGCGCTACGGCGAAAACCCGCACCAGGGCGCCGCGTTCTACCGCGACACGAAGGTTGTGCCGGGCGCGCTGGCGAACTACCGCCAGCTGCAGGGCAAGGAACTGTCGTTCAACAATATCGCCGACGCCGACGCGGCCTGGGAATGCGTGAAGAGCTTCACGGGCATGGACCAGCCGGCAGCCTGCGTGATCGTCAAGCACGCCAACCCGTGCGGCGTAGCCCTGGGCGGCTCCGCCGTCGAAGCGTACACCCGTGCGCTGCAGACCGACCCGACCTCGGCGTTCGGCGGCATCATCGCCTTCAACGTGGAAGTCGACGCCGCTGCCGCCACCGAGCTGGCCAAGCTGTTCGTGGAAGTGCTGATCGCCCCGTCCTTCACGCCGGAAGCAAAGCAGATCATGTCGGCGAAACAGAACGTGCGCCTGCTGGAAATCCCGTTGGGCAGCGGCGTGAACCCATTCGACTTCAAGCGCGTGGGCGGCGGCCTGCTGGTGCAGTCGGCCGACTCGAAGAACGTGCTGCAGGCCGACCTGCGCGTGGTGACGAAGAAGCAACCGACCCCGCAGCAGCTCACCGACTTGATGTTCGCGTGGAAGGTGGCGAAGTTCGTGAAATCGAATGCGATCGTCTTCTGCGGCAACAACATGACCCTGGGCGTGGGCGCCGGCCAGATGAGCCGCATCGACTCCGCGCGCATCGCTTCGATCAAGGCGCAGAACGCCGGGCTGACGCTGGCCGGTTCCGTCGTGGCGTCGGACGCGTTCTTCCCGTTCCGCGACGGCCTGGACGTGGTGGTGGATGCCGGCGCGACCTGCGTGATCCAGCCGGGCGGCTCGATGCGGGACCAGGAGGTGATCGATGCCGCGGATGAGCGGGGCGTCGTGATGCTGTACACGGGGACCCGTCACTTCCGTCATTGA
- a CDS encoding helix-turn-helix domain-containing protein, translating to MSKESIQEVVTKSLEEYFNDLGEQQPSNIYDMVVMTVEKPILQVVMHRADGNQSHAAQMLGINRNTLRKKLQEHGLL from the coding sequence ATGAGCAAAGAAAGTATCCAGGAAGTTGTCACGAAGAGCCTCGAAGAGTATTTCAACGACCTGGGGGAACAGCAACCGTCGAACATCTACGACATGGTCGTGATGACCGTCGAGAAACCGATCCTGCAAGTGGTGATGCACCGCGCCGACGGCAACCAGTCGCATGCCGCGCAGATGCTGGGCATCAATCGCAATACGCTGCGCAAGAAATTGCAGGAGCACGGCCTGCTGTAA
- the dtd gene encoding D-aminoacyl-tRNA deacylase → MIGLLQRVTSAQVVVDGAVVGAIDGGLMVLVCAEKGDTEKEADALLAKLLSYRVFSDEAGKMNRSVTDVAGGLLLVPQFTLAADTRSGTRPSFSPAAAPEDGKRLFDHFVRQARARHAIVATGQFGADMKVTLTNDGPVTFWLQTGPSK, encoded by the coding sequence ATGATCGGCCTGCTCCAGCGTGTGACGAGCGCCCAGGTGGTCGTCGATGGCGCCGTGGTCGGCGCCATCGATGGCGGCCTGATGGTGCTCGTGTGTGCCGAAAAAGGCGACACGGAAAAAGAAGCCGATGCGCTGCTGGCCAAGCTGCTGTCCTACCGGGTCTTTTCGGATGAGGCCGGCAAAATGAACCGCAGCGTTACCGACGTGGCCGGCGGCCTGCTGCTCGTGCCCCAGTTCACGCTGGCGGCCGACACCCGCTCGGGCACCCGGCCTTCGTTCTCGCCGGCCGCTGCCCCGGAAGACGGCAAACGCCTGTTCGACCATTTCGTGCGCCAGGCCCGGGCGCGCCATGCGATCGTGGCAACCGGCCAATTCGGTGCCGACATGAAAGTGACCTTGACCAATGACGGTCCGGTAACCTTTTGGCTCCAGACAGGTCCAAGCAAGTAA
- the ruvB gene encoding Holliday junction branch migration DNA helicase RuvB: MAIQTDNFTEARIIDAAPSSPNEEAIERALRPKLLDEYVGQRKIRDQFEIFISAAKKRSEALDHTLLFGPPGLGKTTLANIIAREMGVNLRQTSGPVLERPGDLAALLTNLEANDVLFIDEIHRLSPVVEEILYPALEDYQIDIMIGEGPAARSVKLDLQPFTLVGATTRAGMLTNPLRDRFGIVARLEFYTTEELAKIVTRSASLLKANIDDTGALEIARRARGTPRIANRLLRRVRDYAEVKSNGDITKDIANAALVMLDVDTVGFDVMDRKLLEAVLYKFGGGPVGIGNLAAAIGEAADTIEDVLEPYLIQQGYLQRTPRGRVATATAYEHFGLKPPRTNLTGDLW, from the coding sequence ATGGCCATCCAGACCGACAATTTCACAGAAGCGCGCATCATCGATGCCGCTCCTTCGTCCCCGAACGAGGAAGCGATCGAGCGCGCGCTGCGGCCCAAGCTGCTCGACGAATACGTGGGCCAGCGCAAGATCCGCGACCAGTTCGAGATATTCATCTCCGCCGCGAAGAAGCGCAGCGAGGCGCTGGACCACACGCTGCTGTTCGGACCGCCCGGCCTCGGTAAAACCACGCTGGCGAACATCATTGCCCGCGAGATGGGCGTGAACCTGCGCCAGACGTCAGGCCCCGTGCTGGAGCGCCCGGGCGACCTGGCCGCGCTGCTGACGAACCTCGAAGCGAACGACGTGCTGTTCATCGACGAGATCCACCGCCTGTCGCCGGTCGTCGAGGAAATCCTGTACCCGGCGCTGGAGGATTACCAGATCGACATCATGATCGGTGAAGGGCCGGCGGCCCGCTCGGTGAAGCTGGACCTGCAGCCGTTCACGCTGGTGGGCGCCACCACGCGCGCCGGCATGCTGACCAACCCGCTGCGCGACCGCTTCGGCATCGTCGCGCGGCTCGAGTTCTACACGACGGAAGAACTGGCGAAGATCGTCACGCGCAGCGCATCGCTGCTGAAGGCGAACATCGACGATACCGGCGCTCTTGAAATCGCCCGCCGCGCCCGCGGCACGCCCCGTATCGCCAATCGCCTGCTGCGCCGCGTGCGCGACTACGCGGAAGTGAAAAGCAACGGCGACATCACCAAGGACATCGCCAATGCCGCGCTGGTGATGCTCGATGTCGACACGGTCGGCTTCGACGTGATGGACCGCAAGCTGCTCGAAGCGGTGCTCTACAAGTTCGGCGGCGGCCCGGTCGGCATCGGCAACCTGGCCGCGGCAATCGGCGAGGCGGCCGACACGATCGAGGACGTGCTGGAACCTTACCTGATCCAGCAAGGCTACCTGCAGCGCACGCCGCGCGGCCGCGTGGCCACCGCCACGGCGTACGAACACTTCGGCCTGAAGCCGCCGCGCACGAATCTCACCGGCGACTTGTGGTGA
- the dusB gene encoding tRNA dihydrouridine synthase DusB, translated as MQIGPYQLRNNVFVAPMAGVTDRPFRQLCKELGAGYAVSEMAAANPRVWASEKSSRRTDHAGEMEPKAVQIAGSDPRELADCAKFNVDKGAQIIDINMGCPVKKVCNNWCGSALLQFEDLVETILHAVVGAVNVPVTLKFRTGWNRENKNALKIARIAEDAGIQMLTLHGRTRADGYTGDAEYDTIAAVKASVKIPVVANGDITTPEKARFVLDKTGADAVMVGRAAQGRPWIFREIDHYLRTGTHLPPPLVAEVRKLMDEHLRAHYAFYGEYLGVRTARKHIGWYVRDLPGGEEFRQEMNRLESTAEQLRAVDGFFESQWKHGDRLQYRLAEDMLAA; from the coding sequence GTGCAAATCGGTCCTTATCAGCTGCGCAATAACGTGTTCGTCGCCCCGATGGCGGGTGTCACCGACCGCCCGTTCCGGCAACTCTGCAAGGAGCTGGGGGCCGGCTATGCCGTTTCCGAGATGGCGGCGGCCAACCCGCGCGTGTGGGCCAGCGAGAAGAGTTCGCGCCGCACCGACCACGCGGGGGAAATGGAACCGAAGGCTGTGCAGATCGCCGGCTCCGACCCGCGGGAACTGGCCGATTGCGCCAAGTTCAACGTGGACAAGGGCGCCCAGATCATCGACATCAATATGGGCTGCCCGGTGAAAAAGGTGTGCAACAACTGGTGCGGCTCGGCGCTGCTGCAGTTCGAGGACCTGGTGGAAACGATCCTGCACGCCGTGGTGGGCGCCGTGAACGTGCCCGTCACGCTGAAATTCCGAACCGGCTGGAACCGCGAGAACAAGAACGCCCTGAAGATCGCCCGCATCGCGGAAGACGCCGGCATCCAGATGCTCACCTTGCATGGCCGCACCCGCGCCGACGGTTATACCGGTGATGCGGAGTACGACACGATCGCCGCCGTGAAGGCGTCCGTTAAGATCCCGGTGGTGGCCAACGGCGACATCACCACGCCCGAAAAGGCCCGCTTCGTGCTGGACAAGACGGGCGCGGACGCGGTGATGGTCGGCCGCGCCGCCCAGGGCCGCCCGTGGATCTTCCGCGAAATCGACCATTACCTGCGCACCGGCACCCACCTGCCGCCACCCCTGGTGGCGGAAGTGCGCAAGCTGATGGATGAACACCTGCGCGCCCATTACGCCTTCTACGGCGAATACCTGGGCGTGCGCACCGCGCGCAAGCATATCGGCTGGTATGTGCGCGACCTCCCGGGCGGGGAGGAATTCCGGCAGGAGATGAACCGTCTCGAGTCCACCGCAGAGCAACTGCGCGCCGTGGATGGCTTCTTCGAATCCCAGTGGAAGCATGGCGACCGGTTACAATACCGCCTCGCCGAAGACATGCTGGCCGCCTGA
- the tyrS gene encoding tyrosine--tRNA ligase, producing the protein MDTNSPAQSAAAAASPTLLPLTDTVQEALAIAKRGVDELLIETEFAQKLARSEQSGVPLRIKLGLDPTAPDLHLGHTVVLNKMRQLQNLGHQVIFLIGDFTSMIGDPSGRNVTRPPLTREQIELNAQTYFKQASLVLDPAKTEIRYNSEWCDQLGARGMIQLASRYTVARMMERDDFAKRYKAGTPISVHEFLYPLMQGYDSVALKSDLELGGTDQKFNLLVGRELQKDWGQEPQCILTMPLLEGLDGVDKMSKSKNNYIGITEPANTMFAKVMSISDTMMWRYYELLSWRSIDEIAALKKAVAEGANPRDAKVAIAQEIVERFHSRQAAEDALADFVNRSKGGIPDDIPEIAVTGAPLGVAQLLKQTGLCASASEAMRMIDQGGVRIDGTVISDKALKAEAGTFVLQVGKRKFARITLA; encoded by the coding sequence ATGGATACAAATTCCCCGGCGCAAAGCGCTGCCGCCGCTGCCTCTCCCACCTTGTTGCCGCTGACTGATACCGTACAAGAAGCGCTCGCGATCGCCAAGCGCGGTGTTGATGAACTGCTGATCGAAACCGAATTCGCTCAGAAACTTGCGCGTTCCGAACAGAGCGGCGTGCCGCTGCGCATCAAGCTGGGCCTGGACCCGACCGCGCCCGACCTGCACCTGGGCCATACCGTGGTCTTGAACAAGATGCGCCAGTTGCAGAACCTGGGTCACCAGGTGATCTTCCTGATCGGCGACTTCACGTCGATGATCGGCGATCCTTCCGGCCGCAACGTCACGCGCCCGCCGCTGACCCGCGAGCAGATCGAACTGAACGCGCAAACCTATTTCAAGCAGGCCTCCCTCGTGCTGGACCCGGCGAAGACGGAAATCCGCTACAACTCCGAATGGTGCGACCAGCTGGGTGCGCGCGGCATGATCCAGCTGGCTTCCCGCTACACCGTGGCGCGCATGATGGAGCGCGACGATTTCGCCAAGCGCTACAAGGCCGGGACCCCGATCTCGGTCCACGAGTTCCTTTACCCGCTGATGCAGGGCTACGATTCGGTGGCATTGAAGAGCGACCTGGAGCTGGGCGGCACCGACCAGAAGTTCAACCTGCTGGTAGGGCGCGAACTGCAGAAGGACTGGGGCCAGGAGCCGCAGTGCATCCTCACGATGCCGCTGCTGGAAGGGCTGGACGGCGTCGACAAGATGTCGAAGTCGAAGAACAACTACATCGGCATCACGGAACCGGCCAATACGATGTTCGCGAAAGTGATGAGCATCTCGGATACGATGATGTGGCGCTACTACGAGCTGCTGTCGTGGCGTTCGATCGACGAGATCGCCGCGCTGAAGAAGGCCGTGGCGGAAGGCGCCAACCCGCGCGACGCGAAAGTGGCGATCGCCCAGGAAATCGTCGAGCGCTTCCATTCGCGCCAGGCCGCCGAGGATGCGCTGGCCGATTTCGTCAACCGTTCCAAGGGCGGCATTCCGGACGATATTCCCGAGATCGCCGTCACCGGCGCGCCGCTGGGCGTGGCGCAATTGCTCAAGCAAACGGGGCTGTGCGCGTCGGCCTCCGAGGCGATGCGCATGATCGACCAGGGCGGCGTGCGCATCGATGGCACCGTGATCAGCGACAAGGCATTGAAGGCCGAGGCCGGCACGTTCGTGCTGCAGGTGGGCAAGCGCAAGTTCGCGCGAATCACCCTCGCATGA
- the ruvA gene encoding Holliday junction branch migration protein RuvA, which translates to MIGRLSGVLLEKNPPQLLVDVQGVGYEVDVPMSTFYNLPHTGERVTLFTHLAVREDAHLLYGFGHAEERAVFRQLIKISGIGARTALSILSGMSIADLSQAVTRQEAGRLVKVPGIGKKTAERLLLELKGKLGADLGSMGGAAAVPDAQTDILNALIALGYSDKEALLALKTVPAGASVSDGIKQALKALSKG; encoded by the coding sequence ATGATCGGACGTCTCTCCGGTGTTCTGCTTGAAAAAAATCCGCCCCAGCTGCTCGTCGACGTGCAGGGGGTCGGCTACGAGGTCGACGTGCCGATGAGCACTTTCTACAACCTGCCGCACACGGGCGAGCGCGTCACGCTGTTCACGCACCTGGCCGTGCGCGAGGATGCGCACCTGCTGTACGGCTTCGGCCACGCTGAAGAACGCGCCGTGTTCCGGCAGCTCATTAAAATCAGCGGCATCGGCGCGCGCACGGCGCTCTCCATCCTGTCGGGCATGTCGATCGCCGACCTGTCGCAGGCCGTCACGCGCCAGGAAGCCGGGCGCCTCGTCAAGGTGCCGGGTATCGGCAAGAAGACGGCCGAGCGCCTGCTGCTGGAACTGAAGGGCAAGTTGGGCGCCGACCTGGGGTCCATGGGCGGCGCCGCGGCCGTGCCGGACGCCCAGACCGATATCCTGAACGCGCTCATCGCGCTGGGCTATTCGGACAAGGAAGCGCTGCTGGCGCTGAAGACCGTGCCGGCTGGCGCTTCGGTATCCGACGGCATCAAGCAGGCGCTGAAGGCGCTCTCCAAAGGATAA
- a CDS encoding histidine phosphatase family protein yields the protein MTTELLLIRHGETAWNAVRRLQGHLDIGLNDAGRRQAAALARALATEPLAAIVSSDLERARHTAEAVAEYHHVPFHVDHELRERGYGAFEGLLYTEIEERYPEDFAAWQGRHVDAVMPHGERLAESFRHFYGRCIAAIGRWAGQYPGRRLAIVAHGGVLECAYRAAREMTLESPRDFQVRNASVNRFTWADGKLSLTHWGDVDHLAQALDDIV from the coding sequence ATGACGACGGAACTCTTGCTGATCCGTCATGGCGAAACGGCATGGAATGCCGTGCGCCGGCTGCAGGGCCACCTCGATATCGGCTTGAACGATGCCGGCCGGCGCCAGGCCGCCGCGCTGGCGCGGGCGCTGGCCACCGAACCGCTGGCGGCCATCGTGTCGTCGGACCTGGAGCGGGCGCGGCACACGGCCGAGGCGGTCGCCGAATATCACCATGTGCCGTTCCACGTCGACCACGAGCTGCGCGAGCGGGGGTATGGCGCGTTCGAGGGCTTGCTGTATACAGAGATCGAAGAGCGCTATCCGGAGGACTTCGCCGCCTGGCAGGGGCGGCACGTGGATGCCGTGATGCCGCACGGCGAACGCCTGGCCGAGAGCTTCCGGCATTTCTACGGGCGCTGCATCGCCGCCATCGGCCGCTGGGCCGGCCAGTACCCCGGCCGGCGCCTGGCCATCGTCGCCCACGGCGGCGTGCTCGAATGCGCCTACCGCGCCGCCCGCGAAATGACGCTGGAAAGCCCGCGCGACTTCCAGGTGCGCAACGCCAGCGTCAACCGGTTCACGTGGGCGGACGGCAAGCTCTCGCTCACGCACTGGGGCGACGTGGATCACCTGGCGCAGGCGCTGGACGATATCGTTTGA
- the ruvC gene encoding crossover junction endodeoxyribonuclease RuvC: MIILGIDPGLRTTGFGVIHKQGTKLRYIASGTIKSGDGDLPTRLKVILDGVMELTSTYRPDCAAIEQVYVNVNPQSTLLLGQARGAAICGLVSGALSVAEYSPTQIKQAVTGSGKAAKEQMQHMVSRLLALPGLPGTDAADALGVAICHANSQDTLAAVASAGLSGLHMKRGRLVG, encoded by the coding sequence ATGATCATTCTCGGCATCGACCCCGGCCTGCGCACGACCGGCTTTGGCGTCATCCACAAGCAGGGTACGAAGCTGCGCTACATCGCCTCCGGCACCATCAAGAGCGGCGACGGGGACTTGCCCACCCGGCTGAAAGTCATCCTCGATGGCGTGATGGAGCTCACAAGCACCTACCGGCCGGACTGCGCCGCCATCGAGCAGGTGTACGTCAACGTCAACCCGCAATCCACGCTGCTTCTGGGCCAGGCGCGCGGCGCCGCCATTTGCGGGCTGGTGAGCGGAGCATTGTCGGTGGCCGAGTATTCGCCCACGCAGATCAAGCAAGCCGTCACCGGCAGTGGCAAGGCGGCCAAGGAGCAGATGCAGCACATGGTGTCGCGCCTGCTGGCCTTGCCCGGCCTGCCGGGCACCGATGCGGCCGATGCCCTCGGCGTGGCGATCTGCCACGCCAACTCGCAGGACACGCTGGCCGCGGTGGCTTCGGCTGGGCTGTCGGGTTTGCACATGAAGCGCGGCCGCCTGGTCGGCTAA
- a CDS encoding YbhB/YbcL family Raf kinase inhibitor-like protein, protein MKLWSDSFKNGAAIPAEFAFAEPDPESHVRLAGNRNPHLAWDDIPPGTASLVLLCIDGDAPTVGTDVNKEGRTLPVELPRGDFYHWALVDIPPTMTSLPAGTHSDGVTPRGKPGPGIAIGGTHLRHGKNDYTSWFAGDAAMEGRYFGYDGPCPPWNDERIHHYIFRLYAIDVPRLPVEGDFTALDACNALHGHILDEAQIIGTYTLKRP, encoded by the coding sequence ATGAAGCTGTGGAGCGACTCATTCAAGAATGGCGCCGCGATTCCCGCCGAATTCGCGTTCGCCGAGCCCGATCCGGAAAGCCACGTGCGCCTGGCGGGCAACCGTAACCCGCATCTCGCGTGGGACGATATCCCGCCCGGCACCGCTTCGCTGGTGCTGCTGTGCATCGACGGCGATGCGCCGACGGTGGGCACCGACGTGAACAAGGAAGGCCGGACGCTGCCCGTGGAGCTGCCGCGCGGCGACTTCTACCACTGGGCGCTGGTCGACATTCCGCCGACGATGACGAGCCTGCCAGCCGGCACGCATTCCGACGGCGTGACGCCGCGCGGCAAGCCCGGCCCCGGCATCGCCATCGGCGGCACCCACCTGCGCCATGGCAAGAACGACTACACGAGCTGGTTCGCCGGCGACGCCGCCATGGAAGGGCGCTACTTCGGCTACGACGGGCCTTGCCCGCCGTGGAACGACGAGCGCATCCACCATTACATCTTCCGCCTGTACGCGATCGACGTGCCGCGCCTGCCGGTCGAAGGCGACTTCACCGCGCTGGACGCCTGCAACGCCCTGCATGGCCACATCCTCGACGAGGCCCAGATCATCGGCACCTATACGCTGAAGCGCCCATGA
- a CDS encoding glycoside hydrolase family 31 protein translates to MTMTTARRMAGSAPTRLAAAIAAAFMMTGAAAAPLATLDRNGAFVAVEAYGPNIVHVTIAVDKAEVLKGPGYGIIAQHADNKPFRHHPAADGDTFTSSGMTVKINPAPAPQIPTQSQKYFAPSLAPVWLEVRNAEGRSILKMTGWEMSPHTVNEEKTFQVGAEFHAPADEHYYGMGQNQESLSGLDLRGRTLDCKHWYDAPGGETVCVPFMVSSKGYGIVWDNPSATRFSAGVLGSTRFQSNVGERVSFFVITGKNADELYQGYARLTGRTPIPPKAAFGLIQSKARYDSQDQVLRIANTYRQKRYPLDIMVVDWFYWTRMGQLDIDPAQYPDPEGMNRQLHDMGMQSIISIWPRFETAGRYFNELDAKGYMLKDKDGKTQDGLPFRSDRTGGLIDSTNPAARKWFFEKVRDNILSRGFDYPWLDETEPDLVPDGFHYSIGTGDRYRNLFPLVHTEGFSEGMRAWKPNRRVLILSRAAYLGSQRTGALFWSSDIKSTWEALARQIPAGLNMTASGIAYWGNDIGGWQNLPQTTEATKAPLLDPSDARNVIGQNHDYPELHTRWFQYGTFTPTLRLHGSRKEAELWSFGKQAEAVMAKFNALRYQLIPYIYSQAKMTYDTGAPFMRPLWMDFGSDPNVANIGTQYMFGPAFLVAPVTEQGQTSKDVYLPAGTDWYNWWTNEKLAGGQWVKVAAPIDQIPLFVKAGSIVPLGAAVQSTASKQAIEQILVFPGKGDAEFTLYDDDGLSYDYEKGKGVVSGKLRWNQSTGQLSATGGPSGFATSAPKLVKVIGR, encoded by the coding sequence ATGACGATGACGACAGCGCGCCGCATGGCCGGCAGCGCCCCCACCCGGCTGGCGGCGGCAATCGCTGCCGCTTTCATGATGACCGGCGCTGCCGCCGCCCCGCTGGCCACGCTCGACCGAAACGGCGCCTTCGTTGCCGTAGAGGCCTATGGTCCGAACATCGTTCACGTGACGATCGCCGTGGACAAGGCCGAAGTCCTGAAAGGCCCCGGCTACGGGATCATCGCGCAACACGCCGACAACAAGCCTTTCCGGCACCACCCGGCCGCCGACGGCGACACGTTCACCTCGAGTGGCATGACGGTCAAGATCAACCCTGCCCCGGCCCCGCAGATTCCCACGCAAAGCCAGAAGTACTTCGCCCCATCGCTGGCCCCGGTCTGGCTGGAAGTGCGCAATGCCGAGGGCCGGTCCATCCTCAAGATGACGGGCTGGGAAATGTCGCCGCATACCGTGAACGAGGAAAAGACGTTCCAGGTGGGCGCCGAGTTCCATGCGCCGGCCGACGAGCATTACTACGGCATGGGCCAGAACCAGGAATCGCTGTCCGGCCTGGACCTGCGCGGCCGCACGCTCGACTGCAAGCACTGGTACGACGCGCCGGGCGGCGAGACCGTGTGCGTGCCGTTCATGGTGTCGTCGAAGGGATACGGCATCGTGTGGGATAACCCGTCGGCCACGCGCTTTTCCGCCGGCGTGCTGGGCAGCACGCGGTTCCAGTCGAACGTGGGGGAACGGGTCAGCTTTTTTGTCATCACCGGCAAGAATGCCGATGAGCTGTACCAGGGCTATGCCCGCCTGACGGGCAGGACGCCGATCCCGCCGAAGGCGGCGTTCGGGCTGATCCAGTCGAAGGCGCGCTACGACAGCCAGGACCAGGTACTGCGCATTGCCAACACCTACCGCCAGAAGCGCTACCCGCTCGACATCATGGTGGTCGACTGGTTCTACTGGACACGCATGGGCCAGCTCGACATCGATCCGGCGCAGTATCCGGACCCGGAAGGCATGAACAGGCAGCTGCACGACATGGGCATGCAATCGATCATTTCGATCTGGCCCCGCTTCGAGACCGCCGGCCGCTACTTCAACGAACTCGACGCGAAGGGCTATATGTTGAAGGACAAGGATGGCAAGACGCAGGATGGCTTGCCGTTCCGCTCCGACCGCACGGGCGGCCTGATCGATTCCACCAACCCGGCTGCGCGCAAGTGGTTCTTTGAAAAGGTGCGCGACAACATCCTCTCGCGCGGCTTCGACTACCCGTGGCTGGACGAGACCGAACCGGACCTGGTGCCGGACGGCTTCCATTACTCGATCGGCACGGGCGACCGCTACCGCAACCTGTTCCCGCTGGTGCATACGGAAGGCTTTTCCGAAGGCATGCGCGCGTGGAAGCCGAACCGCCGCGTGCTGATCCTGTCGCGCGCCGCCTATCTCGGCTCGCAACGCACGGGCGCGCTGTTCTGGTCGTCCGACATCAAGTCCACCTGGGAAGCGCTGGCGCGGCAGATCCCGGCCGGCCTGAACATGACCGCTTCGGGCATCGCGTACTGGGGCAACGATATCGGCGGCTGGCAAAACCTCCCGCAGACCACCGAAGCGACCAAGGCACCGCTGCTCGACCCGTCGGACGCCCGCAACGTCATCGGCCAGAACCACGACTACCCGGAGCTGCACACGCGCTGGTTCCAGTACGGCACCTTCACACCCACCTTGCGCTTGCACGGCTCGCGCAAGGAAGCGGAACTGTGGTCGTTCGGCAAACAGGCCGAGGCGGTGATGGCCAAGTTCAACGCGCTGCGCTACCAGCTGATCCCCTATATCTACAGCCAGGCGAAGATGACCTACGACACGGGTGCACCGTTCATGCGGCCGCTGTGGATGGACTTCGGCAGCGACCCGAACGTGGCCAATATCGGCACCCAATACATGTTCGGCCCGGCCTTCCTGGTGGCGCCCGTGACGGAGCAGGGGCAGACGTCGAAAGACGTCTACCTGCCGGCCGGGACCGACTGGTACAACTGGTGGACCAACGAAAAGCTGGCCGGCGGCCAGTGGGTGAAGGTGGCGGCACCGATCGACCAGATCCCGCTGTTCGTGAAAGCGGGCTCGATCGTGCCGCTGGGTGCCGCGGTGCAATCGACCGCGAGCAAGCAGGCGATCGAACAGATCCTCGTCTTCCCCGGCAAGGGCGATGCCGAGTTCACGCTGTATGACGACGACGGGCTGTCGTACGACTACGAAAAAGGTAAAGGCGTGGTCAGCGGGAAGCTGCGCTGGAACCAGTCGACCGGCCAGCTGAGCGCCACCGGCGGCCCGTCGGGCTTTGCCACGTCGGCACCGAAGCTGGTGAAGGTCATCGGGCGCTAA